From a region of the Trichocoleus sp. genome:
- a CDS encoding DUF3370 domain-containing protein — translation MLTVLSLLSLAQVVVPASASPVPFPQAQPSITAPIITAPLPATPQSIDIVQSQEVRPLPGQLDNTPVFNSNSPEVIQSEGILLSTFPTTGMQVAAAHLNYPFQGRFDVFAHHIARGITPDDVRTLYLGILVYNPSSQPITLDIAQAASYLSQDAPFVDLPAYVANPMGTVYAGPGSRTTNDVLRGQRQANWPTQITIPPKQNYLLVNVPIPLRRLTVATDGSLPPGYIIPGLPTPPIQANNPEGTGLAAEGAATGNDANSNAANKNSTAATTNPLPVPLPISPPVPDNRPLPSNGRTILMQLNSSGPVYVASLTMYAPRTTSGTERVPTLPEWENLLSTRGLSGPRDRVPTPPNSRYVGRFYYGRVAGVSQGAQWSATAIDNSSVNYLSIPQAGRAFSYVLSTVDRNTFGTGQVQSAPMLVRYPDTAYRAHGNYGVQYNVSLPLRNNTDSTQRVAVMMQTPMQNEYRTNELRFRNPPFEQVFFRGTVRVQFTDDFGIPQTRYMHLVQRRGQEGQPLIRLTMPRGAQRQVDLQFIYPPDATPPQVITVQTSEDRSVADASQ, via the coding sequence ATGCTAACGGTTCTGTCTCTTCTTTCATTGGCACAAGTTGTGGTTCCGGCTTCAGCTTCTCCAGTTCCTTTTCCACAAGCACAACCCTCGATCACCGCGCCAATTATTACAGCTCCCCTGCCTGCCACCCCTCAATCGATCGACATTGTGCAATCGCAGGAGGTTCGTCCGTTACCGGGACAGCTTGACAATACGCCTGTCTTCAACAGCAACAGCCCGGAAGTTATTCAGTCTGAGGGAATTCTCCTTTCAACCTTTCCCACGACAGGAATGCAGGTGGCTGCCGCGCACCTCAACTATCCGTTTCAAGGACGGTTTGATGTCTTTGCTCACCACATCGCTAGAGGTATCACGCCTGACGATGTGCGAACCCTGTACCTAGGAATTCTGGTTTACAATCCAAGCAGCCAGCCGATCACACTCGATATTGCTCAGGCGGCAAGCTACCTTAGTCAAGATGCCCCATTTGTTGATTTGCCAGCCTATGTCGCAAATCCGATGGGCACAGTTTATGCAGGACCCGGTAGCCGCACAACGAATGATGTTTTACGAGGGCAGCGACAGGCTAACTGGCCTACCCAGATCACAATTCCGCCAAAGCAGAACTACTTGCTCGTTAATGTACCGATTCCGCTTCGTCGCTTAACTGTGGCAACGGATGGTTCGCTGCCTCCGGGTTATATTATTCCAGGGCTGCCAACTCCCCCAATTCAAGCGAACAACCCCGAAGGAACAGGTCTGGCAGCAGAGGGTGCTGCTACTGGCAATGATGCAAATAGCAATGCTGCAAATAAGAATTCAACAGCAGCAACGACTAACCCGCTCCCGGTTCCCCTGCCAATTTCACCCCCAGTGCCAGACAACCGTCCGCTACCTAGCAATGGACGAACCATTTTGATGCAGTTGAATAGCAGTGGTCCGGTGTATGTGGCAAGCCTGACAATGTATGCGCCTAGAACAACAAGCGGCACAGAACGAGTACCAACGCTGCCAGAATGGGAAAATCTTTTAAGTACAAGGGGGCTATCGGGTCCACGCGATCGCGTTCCGACACCGCCGAATAGCCGCTATGTAGGTCGGTTTTACTACGGTCGAGTGGCAGGTGTTTCTCAAGGGGCACAGTGGTCAGCGACAGCAATTGATAACTCCAGTGTCAATTACTTGAGCATTCCCCAAGCTGGACGAGCGTTTTCCTATGTCTTAAGTACTGTCGATCGCAACACGTTTGGGACGGGTCAGGTGCAGAGTGCACCGATGCTAGTTCGCTACCCAGATACCGCTTATCGGGCGCATGGAAACTATGGCGTTCAGTATAATGTATCACTCCCGTTAAGGAATAATACGGATTCAACTCAGCGAGTTGCGGTAATGATGCAAACACCAATGCAGAACGAATATCGCACCAATGAACTGCGCTTTCGCAATCCGCCCTTCGAGCAAGTGTTTTTCCGAGGAACAGTACGGGTTCAATTCACAGATGACTTTGGTATTCCTCAAACTCGCTATATGCATCTAGTACAGCGGCGGGGACAAGAGGGACAACCCCTGATTCGCCTAACGATGCCTAGAGGCGCTCAGCGTCAAGTTGACCTGCAATTTATCTATCCACCTGATGCCACACCTCCTCAAGTCATCACAGTGCAAACCAGCGAAGACCGAAGTGTTGCTGACGCCAGTCAATAA
- a CDS encoding DUF3288 family protein — translation MAGTEDAQKDQQHPLWSSDRAIVNALLAGEPTDYNLAELARLKIRYDGFPGARDIHADLQKALEQWGMTEAELFTKTRQIHQVAQVYRGRGSQREDWS, via the coding sequence ATGGCAGGGACAGAAGACGCACAGAAAGACCAGCAACATCCGCTCTGGAGCAGCGATCGGGCGATCGTCAATGCGCTCCTGGCAGGAGAACCAACCGACTATAATTTGGCAGAACTGGCAAGGCTCAAGATTCGCTACGATGGCTTTCCTGGCGCAAGAGACATTCACGCAGACCTGCAGAAAGCGCTGGAACAGTGGGGCATGACTGAAGCAGAACTATTTACCAAGACGCGGCAGATTCATCAAGTTGCTCAGGTTTACCGAGGACGCGGCTCCCAGCGGGAAGATTGGAGCTAG
- the secF gene encoding protein translocase subunit SecF — protein sequence MKLQVIKQRSLWWTVSSVVILAGLIAMLISWQQIGAPLRPSLDFVGGTRLQLERDCTQPANCAAPIDPAKVRQVLEAQNLGGSSIQIVGQDQQAISVRTSVLNPDQRSQLQAALSQELGTFDQQKTQIDTVGPTVGRQLFTSGLLALLVSFVGIMVYLWFRFQPDFAVFAIVALLHDVLITVGMFAILGLVLKLEVDSLFVVALLTIVGFSVNDTVVIYDRIRETTQIDGDRSINDIVDDAVNQTLGRSINTTLTALLPLTAIFFLGGDTLKYFALALIIGFFAGAYSSIFIASTLLAWWRVKSGHAVPTPSTAIEEG from the coding sequence ATGAAACTGCAAGTTATTAAGCAACGATCGCTCTGGTGGACAGTCTCTTCCGTCGTTATTCTGGCAGGCTTGATTGCCATGCTCATTTCCTGGCAACAGATTGGCGCACCCCTGCGCCCCAGCCTGGACTTTGTTGGGGGAACTCGTTTGCAGTTAGAGCGAGACTGTACCCAACCTGCCAATTGCGCTGCCCCGATCGATCCGGCAAAAGTGCGGCAGGTCTTAGAAGCACAAAACTTGGGCGGCAGCAGCATTCAGATCGTCGGACAAGATCAGCAAGCAATCTCAGTTCGCACCTCGGTTTTGAACCCTGACCAACGGTCGCAGCTTCAGGCTGCCCTTTCGCAAGAGCTTGGCACATTCGACCAGCAGAAGACCCAGATTGATACCGTAGGTCCAACGGTCGGACGGCAACTGTTTACCTCTGGTTTGCTGGCTCTGCTCGTTTCATTTGTCGGCATTATGGTCTATTTGTGGTTCCGCTTCCAGCCCGACTTTGCCGTTTTCGCAATTGTTGCCCTCCTGCATGACGTTTTAATTACGGTTGGCATGTTTGCGATTCTCGGTCTGGTTTTAAAGCTGGAGGTAGACAGCCTGTTCGTTGTGGCACTGCTGACGATCGTCGGTTTCTCAGTCAACGACACAGTTGTTATCTACGATCGCATCCGCGAAACGACCCAAATCGATGGCGATCGATCCATTAACGACATCGTTGATGATGCCGTCAACCAAACGCTAGGACGATCAATCAACACCACCCTTACTGCCCTTCTCCCCCTCACTGCAATCTTCTTCTTGGGCGGCGATACTCTCAAATACTTTGCCCTTGCCCTAATCATTGGCTTCTTTGCTGGGGCATATTCCAGCATCTTCATCGCCAGCACCCTGCTTGCCTGGTGGCGTGTCAAAAGCGGTCATGCCGTCCCCACTCCCAGCACCGCGATCGAAGAAGGTTAA
- a CDS encoding Uma2 family endonuclease, which translates to MPKKPIATEQRVILPNISWQQFEQLLRELGTERQVRLTYAGGKLEMMTPIEAHERCSKLLESLLIVLAEEMHLPITSIASVLLQQLEYGLATEPDTCYYFQTNSPTRHKTALVMPRDGTPDLVVEIALTKSAIDKLPIYATLGISEVWRYVTTAGDDILKGNLLIYHRQGEDYVEQSHSLNFPFLPADRILQFLEQSDSMSLAAALRVLRSWVQETDTRPA; encoded by the coding sequence ATGCCTAAAAAACCGATCGCCACTGAGCAACGCGTAATTCTGCCAAATATAAGCTGGCAGCAGTTTGAGCAGCTATTGAGGGAACTGGGAACTGAACGACAGGTGCGGCTGACCTATGCCGGGGGCAAGCTGGAAATGATGACCCCAATCGAGGCACATGAGCGGTGCAGTAAGCTTTTAGAGTCGCTGCTGATTGTGCTGGCAGAAGAGATGCATTTGCCGATTACCTCGATCGCTTCAGTGCTGCTGCAACAGCTTGAATATGGTTTAGCGACCGAACCAGATACTTGCTACTATTTCCAAACCAATTCACCGACAAGACACAAGACAGCACTGGTGATGCCGAGAGATGGCACGCCGGATCTGGTCGTTGAGATTGCCCTGACCAAAAGCGCGATCGATAAACTGCCAATCTATGCAACGTTGGGAATCTCGGAAGTTTGGCGGTATGTCACTACGGCTGGCGACGATATTTTGAAGGGCAACCTGCTCATTTATCATCGGCAAGGCGAGGATTATGTGGAGCAATCTCATAGCCTCAATTTCCCATTTTTGCCTGCCGATCGCATTTTGCAATTTTTAGAGCAGAGCGATTCAATGAGTCTCGCTGCCGCATTACGGGTGCTGCGATCGTGGGTGCAAGAAACAGATACTCGCCCTGCTTAA
- the secD gene encoding protein translocase subunit SecD, with protein sequence MGRQRSILALIFVLAIAAIVVLTQVPIRLGLDLQGGSQITLQVKTTEAVPEITPEKLDAVKKVVENRINGLGVSEAVVQTIGQDQLLVQLPGVSDPVQAEKVLGGTAQLDFRQQRSGTEAQLRIEYQVLQELLQEQATLSKGGDPAAIEKNKAALQRSNQAIAALFDKTDLTGDSLKNAYPQPLNQAGNSWEVVLVFDDKGATGFADLTKSVAGTGRSLGIFLDERLLSAPTVEARYAETGITGGTASITGGFDTQGANNLAVQLRGGALPVPVEVVENRTVGATLGQDSIQRSIYAGVLGLALVLIFMVWYYRLPGLIADIALLLYSLFTLAIFDLLGVTLTLPGIAGFILSIGMAVDANVLIFERTREELKSGKTLYRSVESGFYRAFSSILDSNVTTVIACGALFWLGAGLVRGFALTLALGVAVSMFTALTCSRTLMLLALGFPSLRKPKLFCPNLPASPSLQAEKTS encoded by the coding sequence ATGGGAAGACAACGTTCCATTCTCGCACTTATTTTTGTGCTGGCAATCGCCGCGATCGTCGTTCTAACGCAGGTTCCAATTCGCTTAGGCTTGGATTTGCAGGGCGGTTCTCAGATTACGCTGCAGGTCAAAACGACTGAGGCAGTTCCGGAAATCACGCCCGAAAAGCTTGATGCCGTTAAGAAAGTGGTCGAAAACCGAATTAACGGATTGGGTGTCTCGGAAGCGGTCGTGCAGACGATCGGTCAAGATCAACTTCTGGTACAGCTACCCGGAGTCAGCGATCCGGTGCAGGCAGAGAAAGTTCTGGGTGGCACAGCCCAACTCGATTTTCGCCAGCAACGTTCGGGTACAGAAGCGCAGTTACGCATTGAATATCAAGTTTTGCAAGAGCTCCTGCAAGAGCAAGCCACGTTAAGCAAGGGTGGCGACCCAGCAGCGATTGAGAAGAATAAAGCAGCACTGCAACGCAGTAATCAGGCGATCGCTGCCCTCTTCGACAAAACAGATTTAACAGGCGATAGTCTCAAAAACGCCTATCCTCAGCCATTGAATCAAGCAGGAAATTCCTGGGAAGTTGTGCTGGTCTTTGACGACAAAGGTGCAACCGGATTTGCTGACTTGACCAAGAGCGTGGCGGGAACAGGACGGAGTTTAGGCATTTTCCTCGACGAGCGGCTTTTGAGCGCGCCAACCGTGGAAGCCCGCTATGCCGAAACCGGAATCACTGGGGGCACTGCCAGCATCACAGGTGGATTTGATACGCAAGGCGCAAACAATCTGGCAGTTCAGTTGCGCGGGGGTGCATTGCCTGTTCCAGTCGAAGTTGTTGAAAACCGCACCGTTGGCGCAACCCTTGGACAGGACAGCATTCAGCGCAGCATTTACGCTGGGGTTTTGGGTCTAGCACTGGTGCTGATCTTTATGGTCTGGTACTACCGCCTACCCGGATTAATTGCCGACATTGCCCTGCTCCTCTATTCGCTGTTTACCCTCGCAATTTTTGATCTCTTAGGCGTAACGCTGACCCTGCCCGGAATTGCCGGATTTATTCTCAGCATTGGGATGGCAGTTGATGCAAACGTGCTGATTTTTGAGCGTACCCGAGAGGAGCTAAAAAGTGGCAAAACCCTCTATCGATCGGTCGAATCTGGTTTCTATCGCGCTTTTTCCAGCATCTTAGACAGCAACGTGACGACGGTTATTGCCTGCGGTGCATTGTTCTGGCTAGGAGCGGGATTAGTCCGTGGATTTGCGCTCACGCTGGCGTTGGGTGTTGCTGTGAGTATGTTTACAGCGCTGACCTGTAGCCGTACTTTAATGCTGTTAGCTCTTGGGTTTCCGAGCCTGCGGAAGCCAAAGCTGTTTTGCCCTAATCTTCCCGCCTCTCCATCACTCCAGGCAGAAAAAACGTCATGA
- a CDS encoding glycosyltransferase family 2 protein, which yields MTKLIIQIPCYNEERTLGLTLSELPRHLPGIDSIEWLIINDGSTDRTVEVAKSCGVDHIVSFTSNQGLAKAFMAGLEASLKAGADIIVNTDADNQYCAADIPNLIQPILLGRADMVIGARPIWQTKHFSTIKKLLQNLGSSMVRLASNTNIPDAPSGFRAFSREVAMQLNVFNSYTYTLETIIQAGQKGMAVASVPIRTNPNLRRSRLVKSIPSYVMRSTFTILRIFMLYKPLRFFACLGTVPLGLGLLLGLRWLLLFWFVDPTRSRAPSLILAAVLILIGFQLWMFGLVADLLAANRRLLEETRLRLRRLDMEGKGDRALSSPFDKENL from the coding sequence ATGACTAAACTAATTATTCAAATTCCCTGTTACAACGAAGAGCGTACTCTCGGACTCACTCTCTCTGAATTGCCGCGCCATCTGCCTGGAATTGATTCGATCGAATGGCTGATCATCAACGACGGCAGCACTGATCGTACGGTGGAGGTGGCAAAATCCTGTGGCGTTGATCACATTGTCAGCTTTACGAGCAATCAGGGCTTGGCAAAGGCATTTATGGCAGGACTGGAAGCCAGTCTCAAAGCGGGAGCCGATATCATTGTCAACACTGATGCAGATAATCAATACTGTGCCGCAGACATCCCCAATCTAATTCAGCCAATTCTGCTAGGACGAGCAGACATGGTGATCGGTGCCAGACCGATCTGGCAAACTAAGCATTTCTCGACCATCAAAAAACTGCTGCAAAACTTAGGCAGTAGCATGGTGCGGCTTGCCAGCAATACCAATATTCCTGATGCTCCCAGCGGTTTTCGCGCTTTTAGCCGCGAAGTGGCAATGCAGCTAAACGTCTTTAACAGCTACACCTACACACTTGAAACCATTATTCAGGCAGGGCAAAAGGGCATGGCAGTTGCCTCTGTGCCAATTCGCACTAATCCTAACTTACGCCGATCGCGCCTGGTCAAAAGCATTCCGTCTTATGTGATGCGATCGACCTTTACGATCTTGCGGATTTTCATGCTTTATAAGCCGCTGCGCTTCTTTGCCTGTTTAGGCACAGTACCTCTAGGGCTGGGCTTACTATTGGGGCTGCGCTGGCTGCTGCTGTTCTGGTTTGTCGATCCAACCCGATCGCGTGCTCCAAGCCTCATTCTGGCAGCCGTTCTGATTTTGATTGGTTTTCAGCTTTGGATGTTTGGCTTGGTTGCGGATCTCCTGGCTGCAAATCGTCGCTTACTTGAAGAGACTCGGCTGCGGCTGAGAAGACTTGATATGGAGGGAAAGGGCGATCGTGCTCTTAGCAGTCCATTCGATAAGGAAAATCTATAG
- the gatB gene encoding Asp-tRNA(Asn)/Glu-tRNA(Gln) amidotransferase subunit GatB, translating to MTTATPVKTQYEAVIGLETHCQLKTDTKIFCNCSTEFGTPPNTNVCPVCMGMPGVLPVLNQRVLEYAVKAGLALNCEIADYSKFDRKQYFYPDLPKNYQISQYDLPIAERGWLEIETIDKDGNVSRKKIGITRLHMEEDAGKLVHAGSERLSGSKYSLVDYNRTGVPLVEIVSEPDIRTGQEAAEYAQELRRIIRYLGVGDGNMQEGSLRCDVNISVRPIGTEKFGTKVEIKNMNSFNAIQRAIEYEIERQIEAIESGEPIVQETRLWEEGAQRTISMRVKEGSSDYRYFPEPDLGPIEVTAEQLTTWKAELPELPAQKRHRYENEFGLSAYDAKVLTEDGSIAAYFEAVVTAGASPKLAANWIMGDISAYLNKEKLGIADIALKPENLAEMIKLIESNTISNSAGKEILPALLTQGGSAQALVEKKGLVQVSDPKVIEEAIDQVLVKFPDELEKYRGGKKNLLGFFVGQVMKSTGGKADPKLTNQLLQKKLNA from the coding sequence ATGACAACCGCTACTCCAGTTAAAACTCAGTACGAAGCAGTCATCGGTTTAGAGACTCATTGCCAGTTGAAAACCGATACCAAAATCTTTTGCAACTGCAGCACCGAATTCGGTACACCCCCAAACACGAACGTTTGCCCAGTTTGTATGGGAATGCCTGGTGTGCTGCCTGTCTTAAATCAGCGGGTGCTGGAGTATGCCGTCAAAGCAGGCTTGGCATTGAACTGTGAAATTGCTGACTACAGCAAGTTCGATCGCAAGCAATATTTCTACCCTGACCTGCCCAAAAACTACCAGATTTCGCAGTATGACCTGCCAATCGCAGAACGAGGCTGGCTAGAGATCGAAACGATTGACAAAGACGGTAACGTCAGCCGCAAAAAAATTGGCATTACCCGCCTGCATATGGAAGAGGATGCCGGAAAACTGGTTCATGCTGGCAGCGAGAGACTTTCGGGGTCTAAATATTCTCTGGTGGACTATAACCGGACGGGTGTGCCACTGGTGGAAATTGTGTCGGAACCAGACATTCGCACAGGTCAGGAAGCGGCTGAATATGCCCAGGAGTTGCGCCGCATTATTCGCTATCTGGGTGTGGGCGACGGCAACATGCAGGAAGGCTCTCTGCGCTGTGACGTAAATATTTCGGTGCGTCCGATCGGCACAGAGAAGTTTGGCACGAAGGTTGAGATTAAAAATATGAACTCCTTCAATGCCATTCAGCGGGCGATCGAGTATGAAATTGAGCGACAAATTGAGGCGATCGAATCGGGTGAGCCGATCGTGCAAGAAACACGCCTCTGGGAAGAAGGGGCACAGCGCACCATTAGTATGCGGGTGAAGGAAGGCTCTAGCGACTACCGCTATTTCCCCGAACCTGATCTGGGACCGATCGAAGTGACCGCAGAACAACTTACAACCTGGAAAGCGGAACTGCCAGAACTGCCTGCTCAGAAACGTCACCGCTATGAGAATGAGTTCGGTCTATCTGCCTACGATGCCAAAGTGCTGACCGAGGATGGATCGATCGCTGCTTACTTTGAAGCTGTGGTGACTGCTGGGGCTAGTCCGAAGCTTGCGGCAAACTGGATTATGGGTGACATTAGTGCCTACCTCAACAAAGAAAAGCTGGGCATCGCTGATATTGCACTGAAGCCAGAAAACCTGGCAGAAATGATCAAACTGATTGAATCCAACACAATCAGCAACTCAGCTGGAAAAGAAATTCTGCCAGCACTGCTGACTCAGGGAGGTTCTGCTCAGGCACTCGTTGAGAAGAAGGGGCTGGTACAGGTTTCTGATCCAAAGGTGATTGAAGAAGCGATCGATCAAGTTTTGGTGAAATTCCCTGATGAGTTAGAAAAATATCGCGGCGGCAAGAAAAATCTGCTTGGTTTCTTTGTGGGGCAGGTAATGAAATCGACTGGTGGTAAAGCTGATCCGAAGCTGACGAACCAACTGCTGCAAAAGAAATTGAATGCCTAA
- a CDS encoding RMD1 family protein → MQKLLFSDKETVKGRALFLGERLELKDLEATDCLAQLPLVVPAGENGCAVLFRYGAVTLFGLSPVEEASFLISLKPLVVQAFNTPETEEAVLRLEAVGGGRVENGVIWIQDFSIERLQIVAGVLAKSVVLAHYEIGTARIFDQIEPLAEGLQRTTRDERWGKELLRQLGRTLSIQHKIIGRVEITDKPDLLWDAPDLERIYLRLEDEYEIRERHLALERKLNLISQTAETVLDLLRHNTGLRLEWYVVLLIVVEVLLSVYDVFIQR, encoded by the coding sequence ATGCAGAAACTCCTCTTCAGCGACAAAGAGACAGTCAAAGGACGTGCCCTATTTCTAGGCGAACGCTTAGAACTTAAGGATCTCGAAGCAACAGATTGTCTTGCTCAACTACCGCTTGTGGTTCCCGCTGGTGAGAATGGCTGTGCAGTTCTGTTTCGCTATGGAGCAGTTACCCTGTTTGGGCTTAGCCCGGTTGAAGAAGCTTCATTTTTGATTTCCCTCAAGCCGCTGGTGGTTCAAGCTTTTAATACACCAGAAACCGAAGAAGCCGTATTGCGTTTAGAGGCTGTGGGTGGTGGACGAGTTGAAAACGGCGTGATCTGGATACAGGACTTTAGCATTGAACGGCTGCAGATCGTTGCTGGAGTGCTGGCAAAAAGCGTTGTTCTGGCACATTACGAAATCGGTACAGCTCGGATTTTTGATCAAATTGAACCTTTAGCAGAAGGGCTTCAGCGCACCACCAGAGATGAACGATGGGGGAAAGAACTCCTGCGGCAGTTGGGCAGAACCCTTTCAATTCAGCACAAAATTATCGGACGGGTCGAAATCACCGACAAGCCAGATCTCCTCTGGGATGCACCTGACCTAGAGCGAATCTATCTTCGCCTCGAAGATGAATATGAAATCCGTGAAAGACACCTCGCGCTAGAACGCAAGCTTAATTTAATTTCCCAAACCGCTGAAACCGTCCTCGATCTATTGCGGCACAACACCGGGCTGCGATTAGAGTGGTATGTCGTTCTACTCATCGTCGTCGAGGTGCTGCTCTCTGTCTACGACGTATTCATTCAACGTTAA
- a CDS encoding serine/threonine-protein kinase: MAGDRERESAKIVSTQNSIQKQYLQHSLVYRIGYVAAMNFSELRRSESDKPLGGRYRIIKHFGSGGFGQTFLAKDLHLPDQPCCVLKQLNPQVKDEASLQLARRLFDTEAKVLYRLGEHPQIPRLLAHFEEAQEFYLAQELIEGQPLSELLISGQVWSESCVLSLLRDILETLTFVHEQNVIHRDLKPSNLIRRDRDQRIVVIDFGAVKQTSARLANPDTLPTHTISIGTRGYMPSEQTAGQPRFSSDIYAVGMIGIQALTGISPRHFSQDSDTGEILWHPGYPIHPELQAILDRMIRYDFRDRYTTAAEALQALNQLPAELSLSETADADLTLLPPQLTPDPIESSTPQPFATALNSHSSTLPVVQPDTTAHRPFIPDAVLGKLPTWTENRFIRMGAVAAIVGSGFFWLQSILRPQNQTPQPTSQSVIQKLQPALNKPSVATLLEQADRLRTAKQYPEAIKAYDQTIAQNSKQAQAYWGKCYSLNQLQQYQQAIAVCDRALALDANYAQAIWSKGYALEHQQRYADALKLYDRAVQLKPDFAEAWSNRGTTLLQLDRATEAVTSFDRATALNPKLAEAWNNRGAALWKLRRFDEAIASIDQAIQVQPNYQDALSLRQQIRQRLGR; encoded by the coding sequence ATGGCAGGTGACAGAGAGCGGGAATCGGCTAAGATTGTCTCGACGCAAAACTCGATACAAAAGCAGTATCTCCAGCATTCACTGGTTTATCGCATTGGATATGTAGCCGCAATGAACTTTTCGGAGTTACGGCGATCGGAGTCAGACAAGCCGTTAGGCGGACGCTATCGCATCATCAAACATTTTGGGTCTGGGGGATTTGGTCAAACATTTCTGGCGAAGGATCTGCACCTGCCGGATCAGCCTTGCTGTGTCTTGAAGCAACTCAACCCTCAAGTGAAGGACGAAGCGAGCCTTCAACTGGCGAGGCGGTTGTTTGATACGGAAGCAAAAGTACTATATCGCCTGGGAGAGCATCCCCAAATCCCGCGACTGCTGGCACACTTTGAAGAGGCTCAAGAATTTTATCTGGCTCAAGAACTGATTGAGGGTCAACCGCTCAGTGAACTGTTGATTTCAGGGCAGGTTTGGTCAGAGAGCTGTGTCTTGTCGCTGCTGCGAGACATTTTAGAAACGCTTACCTTTGTGCATGAGCAAAATGTCATCCATCGAGATTTGAAGCCCTCTAACTTGATTCGCCGCGATCGAGATCAGCGCATTGTTGTCATTGATTTTGGTGCAGTTAAACAAACTAGTGCCCGGTTGGCTAATCCTGATACGCTGCCCACCCATACCATTTCGATCGGCACACGCGGCTATATGCCCAGCGAACAAACTGCCGGACAGCCCCGCTTTAGCAGTGATATTTATGCGGTTGGTATGATTGGCATTCAGGCGCTCACCGGAATTTCGCCTCGTCATTTCTCCCAGGACTCAGACACGGGTGAGATTTTGTGGCATCCGGGATATCCGATTCATCCTGAACTACAAGCCATCCTCGATCGCATGATCCGCTATGATTTCCGCGATCGATACACGACTGCCGCTGAAGCCCTACAAGCTCTCAATCAGTTGCCTGCTGAACTTTCTCTCTCAGAAACAGCAGATGCAGATTTAACCCTGCTGCCTCCTCAACTCACGCCTGACCCGATCGAAAGCTCTACACCCCAACCCTTTGCAACTGCTCTAAATAGCCATTCCTCAACGCTGCCTGTGGTTCAACCGGACACTACCGCACATCGTCCATTCATCCCTGATGCTGTTCTTGGCAAGTTGCCGACCTGGACAGAGAATCGATTCATTAGAATGGGTGCTGTAGCGGCGATCGTTGGATCAGGGTTTTTCTGGCTGCAAAGCATACTCCGTCCCCAGAACCAAACGCCTCAACCCACCTCACAGTCGGTAATCCAGAAGCTCCAGCCTGCGTTGAATAAACCTTCTGTTGCAACGCTGCTAGAACAAGCCGATCGCCTCCGCACTGCAAAGCAATATCCCGAAGCTATCAAAGCCTATGACCAGACGATCGCCCAAAACTCCAAACAGGCTCAAGCTTATTGGGGGAAATGTTATAGCCTGAATCAGCTACAGCAATATCAGCAGGCAATTGCCGTTTGCGATCGGGCACTGGCTCTGGATGCAAATTATGCTCAAGCTATTTGGAGTAAAGGCTATGCCCTGGAACACCAGCAACGCTATGCCGATGCATTAAAACTCTACGATCGCGCTGTTCAGCTCAAACCCGACTTTGCAGAAGCCTGGAGCAACCGAGGCACAACCCTATTGCAGCTCGATCGCGCCACTGAAGCGGTTACATCGTTCGATCGCGCTACTGCCCTTAACCCCAAACTGGCAGAAGCCTGGAATAATCGCGGTGCGGCACTCTGGAAACTGCGCCGATTTGATGAAGCGATTGCCTCGATCGATCAGGCGATCCAGGTTCAGCCAAACTATCAGGATGCGTTGAGTTTGCGGCAGCAGATCCGGCAACGACTCGGACGCTGA